The Miscanthus floridulus cultivar M001 chromosome 17, ASM1932011v1, whole genome shotgun sequence genome has a window encoding:
- the LOC136518752 gene encoding receptor like protein 29-like: MAPAPSSSSSRILPLPPAVQYFLLLLLSMQVAAAAAAMDPAERETLLRVMESLSADRDWREAAGDDPCASPWPGLECRPGTTTPGANNGSGAARMHVARLDFGVPPNPTCKDTATFPLAAFALPELRALFLVGCFKNPDAVAAFALPPATNLSSSRLQQLSVRANPSLSGTLPPQLAILRSLQVLTVSQNALVRGAVPRGIGALAGLVHLDLSYNSLTGPIPSALGDLRGLVGLDLSYNSFSGPIPSRLGDLAQLQKLDLSSNNLTGGVPAALTRLKALTFLALSNNGLRGRLPAGLSGLRDLQYLIMENNPMGVPLPPELGNIARLQELRLANSGYSGSIPDTFGLLSSLTTLSLENNNLTGRIPAGLSRLKRMYHLNLSKNGLDGVVPFDGAFLRQLGRNLDLSGNPGLCVADRAVVPDVGVGVCGDDVACETSAAAESSVVGRVVRGEVTRGRWPAGLLRPAVVALCSCLLL; the protein is encoded by the coding sequence GTCATGGAGTCCCTCTCCGCTGACCGCGACTGGCGCGAGGCCGCCGGCGACGATCCCTGCGCCTCGCCGTGGCCGGGGCTCGAGTGCAGGCCCGGGACCACTACTCCCGGCGCCAACAACGGCAGCGGCGCGGCGCGGATGCACGTCGCGCGCCTCGACTTCGGGGTGCCACCGAACCCGACGTGCAAGGACACGGCCACGTTCCCTCTCGCCGCGTTCGCGCTGCCGGAGCTCCGGGCGCTGTTCCTCGTCGGCTGCTTCAAGAACCCCGACGCCGTGGCCGCCTTCGCGCTGCCGCCGGCGACCAACCTCTCGTCGTCGCGCCTGCAGCAGCTCAGCGTCCGCGCCAACCCGTCGCTGTCCGGCACGCTGCCGCCGCAGCTGGCCATCCTGCGGTCGCTGCAGGTGCTCACCGTGTCGCAGAACGCGCTGGTCCGGGGCGCCGTCCCGCGGGGCATCGGCGCGCTCGCGGGCCTCGTGCACCTCGACCTCAGCTACAACTCCCTCACGGGACCGATCCCGAGCGCGCTCGGCGACCTGCGCGGCCTCGTCGGCCTCGACCTCAGCTACAACTCCTTCTCTGGCCCCATCCCGAGCCGCCTCGGGGACCTCGCCCAGCTGCAGAAGCTGGACCTCAGCTCCAACAACCTCACCGGCGGCGTCCCGGCCGCGCTCACCCGCCTCAAGGCGCTCACCTTCCTCGCGCTCAGCAACAATGGGCTGCGCGGCCGCCTCCCGGCGGGACTCTCCGGCCTCCGCGACCTGCAGTACCTGATCATGGAGAACAACCCGATGGGCGTCCCGCTGCCGCCCGAGCTGGGCAACATCGCGCGGCTGCAGGAGCTCCGGCTCGCCAACTCCGGCTACTCGGgctccataccggacacgttcggccTCCTGTCCAGCCTCACCACGTTGTCGCTGGAGAACAACAACCTCACCGGGCGGATCCCCGCGGGGCTCAGCCGGCTGAAGCGCATGTACCACCTCAACCTCAGCAAGAACGGGCTGGACGGCGTCGTCCCGTTCGACGGCGCGTTCCTCAGGCAGCTCGGCCGGAACCTGGACCTGAGCGGCAACCCGGGCCTGTGCGTCGCCGACCGGGCCGTCGTGCCGGACGTGGGCGTCGGAGTCTGCGGCGACGACGTCGCCTGCGAAACGTCCGCCGCCGCGGAGAGCTCGGTCGTCGGGAGAGTGGTCAGGGGAGAGGTGACGAGGGGTCGCTGGCCGGCCGGGCTGCTCAGGCCCGCCGTTGTAGCGCTGTGCAGCTGCCTTCTGCTCTGA